The Girardinichthys multiradiatus isolate DD_20200921_A chromosome 23, DD_fGirMul_XY1, whole genome shotgun sequence DNA segment GGTCTGCTTATCTGTGCAATGAAAAGTAATCCTAAATGCTTAAATGGAAGGCAAGTGGACTTTTTGTCTTGACGTGTGACCAGAACTAACATGCCAGCATCGTTAGGTGACACGTTTGTATTGTCAAGTGACAACGGCCCAACATTAACTGAAAGGAAGGTAGGGCCAGTGACTCGTGTGACCTTAACAACCCCATTTGTGTGAATTTTCTGACCACAACTTTTACAAGCATGATCCTTATTCAGAACTAAAGAAGCATTTTAGAAAAGAGGCGAAACAACTTCAAGACACAAGAGAGATCCAGTTACCTTCTATTTAGGCACCTATGTGTCATGTCCTCAATGACTCAATCTCCACCAACATAATGACATGCAATGATTCagaaacagtgaaaaacataatgataattttttattattttgcaatGAACAAGTCAATCACAAATCATCACTTCAAAAATTCCAGATCCGGATTTGAAAGGGTCGAACACTTTAATTCACATTTTTAACTTTGACAGCTTGCCACTTTCTCCTCTGATAAGACAAAAGCAACTCAACTTATCCCCACACACCCATTTCTCCTTACAGTCCATTTGATACTGGATTCTGTTCTCATACACTAAGAGAGGCAGAGAGGCTGCACCACCTGTATAGCTGGTGCAGAAACTTATTAAAACCATTGCTGACCTGTTTTTAGAAAACAGAAGCTGGACACAGAAAGACCCTAATTTTCTGGCCTTAAAACCCCTGAGCCTGCAGGATAAAGTCAAGCTGAGGAAATTGCCCACCCTTATCTTCAACACTAATGTGCCATTTAGCAAAGACCCAAAACACTATAGGATATACTGGTTTCCCATTGCAACTAAACCTACCGGGTATGGGATGGTAGCTTCCATAGAGATGTTCTTATTTGAacaaaaatttgtaaaaataatttaaataaaagaataaaattacccaaataaacatttcatttggaaTTTGTTAATTACAGTGCTTTGGATCACTTTGGGCTTGCGAGACGTAAAGCCggttacatgaaaaaaaattctaaatgcGTCAAAGAGCTTTTGCGATTTcgttgtttgttttataaataaatattgtttaatagcaaatataaaaagaattgtaacattacatttttaaaaactactAGAGGGATTAATATCcctataaatacatttaaataaataaattaaacttataaatataacatttactgtacagaaaaaaagaaaaagatgtgcaggaaaatacaaaatgttttctcatgagagaaaaaaaaagagtccaGATTGAGCTATCCTTGCTGTTTAAAGTTTTTAGTTCCACtcgaaacattttcttttcaagaAGCAGAGCAGAGTCCAAACATCATCCCTCCGTCTTTTTTTCTTCGTGCCAATCCCATCTTCAGTCCATCTTCTAAACCATCCGGTATTTCATTTCCAAGAAGGTGCCCTCTACTCTTTTGGACGTCTGTGGGGATACCGATCAAGTCACTCACAGCCGATCTGATACCAAACCATCTGAGCGCTCTCAGTTCGCATCTAGTTCATGGCTCGCCATGGACCTCCTATCGCAGCACGCTTCTGTTTTTCCAGTTTGAGGTAGAATTTCTGCATTTTATGCCTAATATGACAGAGGGAAAATGATTAATTAAATGAAGCACAAAGAAGCTGCTGGGTGATGTCTGTGACTATAGGTCAGTTCTGAACCACTCACCTCTGCTTGTGTCTTCAGTTGTTGGACGCCAGCCCTAACTTGACCTTCTCCTCACTCTCTACATCATATGCTCCACGCTTGTGaaacctgaaaacaaaaaaagggggCTTAGTTGGATTATTTCACTTACTTTTTGATTCTTGTTTATGGCGACGGGTGTATGTTTTACTCACCTTAGCATTAATAACAGGCCGATGATGACGAGGCAGACAGATGAAAGCACCACAGCTATCACCGCTAAAGCCGTGGTTCTGCTGTAGCCCTCTGTGGTATGCACAGGCAGCATAATAAACTGGCACCTTTCACCAGAGTAATCTGTGTGGCACCTGCAAACAAAACAAGGCATCCATCAAGTTAATATCACGATATGTTATTTATGTTGATGATATCCAGGTGTTTGCAAAGCTTTGGTACTTACACACAGGATGGGGCACGGATTTCCTTCTGGTACTGGCAGGTGCCATGAATGCAGAAATCCTTGTACTTTTTGAGGCAGGGATTCCTCTTGTTCCCCTTGCCTTTCCCCTTCTTTCTCCCCTTTCCCCTTTTTTGCGTTCCCTCTGTATTTTTGGCCTCCAGGACAGATGATGGATCTTTTGGTTTGCTTGACATGGCCACTAAaccaataaagacaaaaaaaactatgaatgaagTCCAGTCTTCCAATTCCTTACTGTCCCCAGAAAAATCTCCCTCAAAACTAAGGAAAGAGCTTGCAATTTACACGACTacacaaataatgcaaaaaagaaagacCACATAAGTCCAGATTTTGCCAACTTTCATGTTTTGGGATAAAGACTCAAGCTTGTCATGTATTTCATCCTGATAAACCTCACTTCAAATTAGTAAAGTGCATGCACTTTGTCTGACATGGCAACTGAACCAATAAAGCCAAAAATCAGTCTGGTCTTAACAGGGTTGCAAATTCTCACTCATGTGGAGTAAGCCTCACATGTTTCATCTATTGTCCAGACAGATCTCACTCCAAGTAAGGAAAATGCCTGCCCTCAAAGCAAAACACTTTTATCCACACTGCTGTTTGTGACTGTGTAAACACAGCGGCATTCACACAGTTCTCTCCGAGCTCCTGATCTCTTGCAGTCTTTGGTGGTACTAAGTACTTTACAATTGTTTAGTCAGGCACTCCATGAAAACGTCTAGtgtttaaaagcaaataaagataTGCACCTTAATAATGACTGAAACAATGACTACACAGCTTGTTCAGCTGCTTTCATGACAAAGCCTTATTGGAAGAGCTACTCAGAAGTTTGTCACTTGGATTACCAACGGcatgcaaaaaataataataataatgattttttttaaatagctaaaGAGGCTGCCTTACTTCGTGGCCCATCCACGTCATAGTCTCCAGACATTTCCTCGTCAGCATCATCATCGTAGTAATATTCATCATCATACTCCTCTTCTTTGCCTTGCTGGCCATGCTGCACTGTCGTGGGACCTGTGCGCTCCTCCTCTACCCTCCTGTCCCTGGTTGTGTCCAAAAGATTGAACACAGTCGTGCGCCGCTGCCTGTCGCCCTCAATTCTGTCGACTGCAGCCCCGCTGGCCATTCTGGACATAACTGGAGGAGATAGGGAGGGGGGAGAGAGAGAGCTTGAtttaatggaaaagaaaaactggaaaacaCAAGCAGACGCTACTCCTCTACAGGTAGAAGGAATGAACTGAGATCTACCTGGGCGGAGCTCACTGGGCAAGTTAAGACATGTTGCCCACAGGCAAGCGCCAGGTACGATTTGGAAGGGATTGTAATTAAACTACTGATACATGTTTGGTAATGAGTAAAAAGCTTATTTGAGCTTTGCTCCAGATCACTACAACAGGTAAAAACCAATGTCAAGTATTTCTGCGGTTTAGGAACCAAATGTTGCCAGAGGCAGGACCCAAACACGCACACCCCCAAATTGCATGGACACACTCTTAGCTAATGTCAAGGCAAGAATatgagttaaaaataaatgtatccagttACATAAAGCTTGATCTAAAATAGACAGATGACCCCTTTAGCTTCAGGACAGCTTGATATAACAGAGATTAGCGATTTAagattgcatttttttaaaataaaacgtttAGATGATGAGATTTACATTAAAAAGTCAACTAATGGTTAGGGCATGGGGGGGGAAACTGATGTCAAACATATTGTTCTATTTGTACAAAATCCTTTATACAGGAACTCACCCAAGTAGTGAACAAGCAGAACCGCAACAGTGAAAATCCTCATGGTGTCCAGCGTTTGAACAATAACGGCGTGTTCAGATTGAAAACGATCAACGGGTTGTATTCCAGTAAATATCCTGTCTTCTCCAGTTTTTCCCCTCTGGCtgtccttttttttattcttattttttgtctttttaggtTAATTCCGCCTGTTTGTGAGCGGTAGGTGAGGTTGGAAAGTCGGAGCAGCTCTGCTGTCCCAGCTGCTTGGAAGGGCAGGACTGAGACACGGTAGTATAATAAGTGCTGTTGACCAcgcctcctccacctcctccacctcctgctGTCAACACAGCCCGCGTT contains these protein-coding regions:
- the hbegfa gene encoding heparin-binding EGF-like growth factor a translates to MRIFTVAVLLVHYLVMSRMASGAAVDRIEGDRQRRTTVFNLLDTTRDRRVEEERTGPTTVQHGQQGKEEEYDDEYYYDDDADEEMSGDYDVDGPRMAMSSKPKDPSSVLEAKNTEGTQKRGKGRKKGKGKGNKRNPCLKKYKDFCIHGTCQYQKEIRAPSCVCHTDYSGERCQFIMLPVHTTEGYSRTTALAVIAVVLSSVCLVIIGLLLMLRFHKRGAYDVESEEKVKLGLASNN